From Corvus moneduloides isolate bCorMon1 chromosome 4, bCorMon1.pri, whole genome shotgun sequence, one genomic window encodes:
- the LOC116443582 gene encoding coiled-coil domain-containing protein 134-like isoform X6: MDFLIICPFLLALLLSQGSFTDLEKQRVDSGLEIYKKLFEVKRKDQMNALKNLIELNDINQQYKIIDIMLKGLFKVLEDSRAVLIAADVPPDGPFPQDEKIKDAYSHVVENTAFFGDVVLRFPKIVHHYFDRNSNWNSLIRWGIGFCNLTGVFEQGPHSQVLRLMAQELGISEKSPDYRNPFKTDQSEFFPSADTFQKALRDEEKRRKKEEKRKEIRKGPRISRSQSEL, from the exons ATGGATTTTCTCATCATCTGCCCCTTTCTGCTGGCAttgctgctgtcccagggcagcTTCACAGACCTGGAGAAACAGAGAGTAGACTCTGGCTTGGAAATCT ATAAGAAGCTGTTTGAGGTGAAGCGCAAGGACCAGATGAATGCTCTGAAGAACTTGATTGAGCTCAATGACATCAACCAGCAGTACAAAATCATTGACATCATGCTCAAGGGACTCTTCAAA GTGCTGGAGGACTCCCGTGCTGTGCTCATCGCCGCTGACGTGCCTCCTGATGGGCCCTTCCCTCAGGACGAGAAGATAAAGGATG CATACTCCCACGTGGTGGAGAACACTGCCTTCTTCGGGGACGTCGTCCTGCGCTTCCCCAAGATTGTGCACCACTACTTTGACCGCAACTCCAACTGGAACAGCCTCATCCGCTGGGGCATTGGCTTCTGCAACCTGACGGGTGTGTTCGAGCAGGGACCCCACTCCCAGGTCCTGCGGCTG atggCTCAGGAGCTCGGAATCAGTGAGAAATCGCCGGATTACCGCAATCCCTTTAAAACAGACCAGTCAGAG TTTTTCCCCAGTGCTGACACCTTTCAGAAGGCGCTGCGGgatgaggagaagaggaggaagaaggaggaaaagcgGAAGGAGATCCGCAAGGGCCCACGCATCTCCCGCTCCCAGTCAGAGCTGTAG